The proteins below come from a single Papaver somniferum cultivar HN1 chromosome 11, ASM357369v1, whole genome shotgun sequence genomic window:
- the LOC113324567 gene encoding uncharacterized protein LOC113324567, translated as MGRVCALLPSTNDYKVVSILYPKEEEEEEEERGHVHVYILGTGKWRYIGLTGHRRVFNYSSGIYANGALFWLHEGNNNIVQESEIVAFDLKGDKFHYIALPRSEDFEYMANYSSPLKLLGGNYNLYLVHSITGGCRTDTWIYKKDNRNNILSHWRKEFSIELGSPFCAKPSAIKRSNAVLWDFPLAFAEDDSAMNNTITRSCPAIVRQKSPSSLH; from the exons atgggtagggtatgtgcactcctACCTTCAACTAATGATTACAAGGTTGTTTCAATTCTATATCctaaagaggaagaggaagaggaagaggagagaGGACATGTTCATGTATATATTCTTGGCACCGGGAAGTGGAGATACATCGGACTTACTGGTCACCGTCGCGTTTTCAATTATTCATCAGGTATCTATGCAAATGGAGCACTTTTCTGGTTGCATGAAGGTAATAATAATATAGTACAAGAAAGTGAGATTGTGGCCTTTGATTTGAAAGGTGATAAGTTTCATTACATCGCATTGCCACGTTCTGAAGATTTTGAGTACATGGCTAATTACAGTTCTCCACTCAAGTTGCTTGGAGGGAATTATAATTTGTATTTGGTTCATTCAATCACCGGAGGTTGTCGCACTGACACATGGATATACAAGAAAGATAATAGGAACAACATTCTGTCACATTGGCGTAAAGAGTTTAGCATAGAGCTGGGTTCTCCATTTTGTGCTAAACCATCCGCAATCAAGAGGAGCAACGCAGTTTTATG GGATTTTCCATTGGCATTTGCAGAAGATGATTCGGCAATGAACAACACCATTACTAGGTCCTGTCCAGCAATTGTTCGACAGAAGTCCCCATCCAGTCTGCATTAG